In the genome of Paenibacillus pabuli, one region contains:
- a CDS encoding class I SAM-dependent methyltransferase → MSQPFDYKGYWEQTYSSGETSGRGPYGVLAEFKAEVVNGLIQREGISSVIEFGCGDGNQLQYMNYDTYLGVDVAGSSVRLCASKFANDTSKSFMLYTPGLWINRGFMQADLTVCLDVLYHITDETDFRNTLYDILHSSTEWVVLYTRLKQNGSPGVSTIQDQNIFDYLFDYPEFKVHKIIPQRYPDLSSADFVILRRTPAMKNKTV, encoded by the coding sequence ATGAGTCAGCCTTTTGACTACAAAGGATATTGGGAACAAACGTATAGCTCAGGCGAGACATCCGGAAGGGGTCCGTACGGCGTACTGGCTGAATTCAAGGCAGAGGTGGTAAATGGACTGATTCAGCGTGAGGGTATATCCAGCGTCATTGAATTTGGTTGCGGGGATGGCAATCAACTGCAATATATGAATTACGACACGTATCTGGGTGTTGATGTAGCAGGTTCTTCGGTACGGCTCTGTGCCTCCAAGTTTGCCAACGATACCTCCAAAAGCTTCATGTTATACACGCCAGGTTTATGGATTAACCGCGGTTTCATGCAAGCGGACCTCACCGTCTGTCTTGATGTACTCTATCACATTACGGATGAAACGGATTTCCGCAACACGCTCTACGACATCCTGCACTCTTCGACAGAGTGGGTCGTGCTGTATACTCGATTGAAACAAAACGGGAGTCCAGGGGTTAGCACCATTCAGGACCAAAATATTTTTGATTATCTGTTCGACTATCCCGAATTCAAAGTACATAAAATTATTCCTCAGCGATATCCCGACCTGTCCTCGGCCGACTTTGTCATCTTAAGACGCACACCTGCAATGAAAAATAAAACCGTCTGA
- a CDS encoding glycoside hydrolase family 88 protein → MNTSTSVKWLEEAWRQGAAKTIRNAQRIKDTFPHTAPQGTYDRNDPEWWTAGFWPGLLWLVYGESPENEAAAPLSRIAESCERQLEGCLRDPESVDHDLGFIWLLSGVANYRQTGSADGRRRGMLAANLLAARFNVRGEFIRAWNFSSSTMDTRGVAIIDSMMNLPLLYWASEQSGDPRFRSLAEAHADTVAREFVRADGSICHVVEFDPLTGQKVQEHGGQGHAPGSAWARGTAWALHGFALSFRYTGEARYLETAERAADFFLAMLGEEIVPVWDFRAPAEHQVAWDSSASAIAASGLLELAKLSPRGEEYAAAAERILRGLHEHYSSGETAAEEGLIMQGTVHYPEGRGLNVPIIYGDYFYMEALAKLRGRPGLF, encoded by the coding sequence ATGAATACATCAACATCCGTGAAATGGCTGGAGGAAGCATGGCGGCAAGGAGCGGCCAAAACGATTCGCAACGCGCAGCGCATCAAGGATACATTTCCGCACACCGCCCCGCAGGGCACATATGACCGGAATGATCCTGAATGGTGGACCGCCGGCTTCTGGCCGGGACTGTTATGGCTTGTCTATGGCGAGTCGCCGGAAAATGAAGCTGCAGCTCCGTTATCTCGAATTGCCGAAAGCTGTGAGCGGCAATTGGAGGGTTGTCTGCGTGATCCCGAATCGGTGGATCACGATCTCGGGTTCATCTGGCTGCTTAGTGGCGTAGCCAACTACCGCCAGACCGGCAGCGCCGATGGACGGCGGCGAGGTATGCTCGCCGCCAATCTGCTCGCTGCCCGCTTTAACGTGCGCGGTGAATTCATCCGCGCTTGGAACTTCAGCTCGTCAACCATGGATACGCGCGGCGTAGCCATCATTGACAGCATGATGAATCTGCCGCTGCTCTACTGGGCATCCGAGCAGAGCGGCGACCCGCGCTTCCGCAGCCTGGCGGAAGCGCATGCGGACACCGTGGCGCGCGAGTTCGTCCGCGCTGACGGGTCCATCTGCCACGTGGTGGAGTTCGATCCACTCACGGGGCAGAAGGTGCAGGAGCATGGCGGGCAGGGCCATGCGCCAGGTTCTGCCTGGGCGCGGGGTACCGCCTGGGCGCTGCACGGGTTTGCGCTGTCTTTCCGGTATACGGGCGAAGCCCGCTATCTGGAGACAGCGGAGCGGGCGGCCGATTTCTTCCTCGCCATGCTTGGCGAAGAGATCGTGCCGGTGTGGGATTTCCGCGCACCTGCCGAGCATCAGGTGGCGTGGGACTCGTCCGCTTCGGCGATTGCCGCCAGCGGATTGTTGGAGCTGGCGAAGCTGTCGCCGCGCGGCGAGGAATATGCAGCCGCGGCAGAGCGTATCCTCCGCGGGCTGCATGAGCACTACAGCTCCGGTGAGACGGCAGCGGAAGAAGGTTTGATCATGCAGGGCACCGTGCATTATCCCGAAGGTCGAGGTTTGAATGTGCCGATTATATACGGCGATTATTTCTATATGGAGGCGCTGGCGAAGCTGCGTGGCCGTCCAGGTTTATTTTAG